A stretch of the Ptiloglossa arizonensis isolate GNS036 chromosome 1, iyPtiAriz1_principal, whole genome shotgun sequence genome encodes the following:
- the LOC143153490 gene encoding dynein regulatory complex subunit 5 isoform X1 — protein MVRGTHRPKVIPNTHKRRQEKEQGERCSYETTRLSSAFERTIRSEDVSWVEGRLPTLRTLAIRVIATAWESNPILEELPTCEDRTQLIGILSTNLPFELTITRIEDEYYWERCSKARWNSNDPGKHGDSWRQRYCEGLLWEYLEGLEPNLFESQRKECEKLIGLVRNYVYTMRINSLVPTKKVLKPLEDGDPCLANEDIVHHIPMNIILSQLPLLVEIRITFGVIYMNDGFEWRDFEFSIEDCTRLGEGIKACPCLKKFTLSRSNLNQPRVAALLQGVVENHGIEEIDFSHCKLADKGAHAVGEFLSLHKRLKVLHLVNNDIGPDGVAGVIYGLLKSEGSILKHLNLRLNPLLDSGVDHVCAYLLRTDSLEILNVSGCGIQAEGGTSFANVLKSGCVKFKTLSLDVSNNDFGEAVGEIFEAALKSTPFIVDFDARMCNFSSKSELSIYESIVRNKEVQRKERTRELFKQLSTVQMHKFLLGTRNNQLGNN, from the exons ATGGTCAGAGGAACTCACCGGCCAAAAGTAATTCCGAATACCCACAAACGCCGTCAAGAAAAGGAACAAGGTGAAAG ATGTTCGTACGAAACTACTCGGTTGTCGAGCGCGTTCGAGAGGACAATTCGATCGGAAGATGTTTCCTGGGTCGAGGGGAGACTCCCAACCTTGAGGACCCTAGCTATTCGCGTCATAGCCACCGCATGGGAATCTAACCCGATACTGGAGGAACTACCGACCTGCGAGGACAGAACCCAGTTGATAGGAATTCTGTCAACCAATCTGCCGTTTGAATTGACTATAACCAGAATCGAAGATGAATATTATTGGGAACGTTGCTCAAAGGCCAG ATGGAACAGCAACGACCCAGGGAAACATGGCGATTCGTGGCGACAACGGTACTGCGAGGGTTTGCTGTGGGAGTATCTGGAAGGTCTGGAGCCCAACTTGTTCGAATCACAGAGGAAAGAATGCGAGAAACTTATAGGGCTCGTACGAAATTACGTGTACACGATGAGAATCAATTCTCTTGTACCGACCAA AAAAGTCCTAAAACCATTGGAAGATGGAgatccgtgtctcgcgaacgaggaCATTGTTCATCACATTCCTATGAACATTATTCTCTCTCAGCTTCCTCTTCTCGTCGAAATCCGCATTACCTTTGGCGTTATTTACATGAACGACGGCTTTGAGTGGCGCGATTTCGA GTTCTCCATTGAAGACTGTACGAGACTCGGAGAAGGGATCAAGGCCTGCCCGTGCTTGAAGAAGTTTACTTTATCTAGAAGCAATTTAAACCAACCGCGTGTCGCGGCTCTGCTTCAAGGAGTGGTAGAGAACCATGGT ATAGAGGAGATAGATTTTTCACATTGCAAATTGGCGGACAAAGGTGCCCATGCTGTGGGAGAGTTTTTGTCCTTGCACAAGAGATTGAAGGTCTTGCATTTGGTGAACAACGATATTGGCCCAGATGGAGTAGCTGGCGTGATATACGGATTGCTGAAGAGTGAAGGGTCGATATTGAAGCACCTGAATTTGAGGCTGAACCCTTTGCTAGATTCTGGGGTGGATCATGTGTGCGCTT ATCTGTTGCGTACCGATAGCTTAGAAATACTTAATGTGAGTGGTTGCGGAATTCAAGCTGAGGGTGGTACTTCGTTCGCCAATGTATTAAAATCTGGCTGCGTCAAGTTTAAAACGTTGAGCCTCGATGTGTCCAATAACGATTTTGGTGAAGCAG TGGGCGAGATATTCGAAGCGGCATTGAAGTCCACGCCGTTCATTGTTGACTTCGACGCTCGAATGTGCAATTTCTCCAGCAAATCGGAATTGTCTATTTATGAGAGTATAGTCAG GAACAAGGAGGTACAAAGAAAGGAGAGAACGAGGGAACTGTTTAAACAATTGAGCACCGTACAAATGCATAAGTTCCTCTTGGGGACACGTAACAACCAACTGGGAAATAATTAG
- the LOC143153490 gene encoding dynein regulatory complex subunit 5 isoform X2 — MSIPHTIPKNVFEVYRCSYETTRLSSAFERTIRSEDVSWVEGRLPTLRTLAIRVIATAWESNPILEELPTCEDRTQLIGILSTNLPFELTITRIEDEYYWERCSKARWNSNDPGKHGDSWRQRYCEGLLWEYLEGLEPNLFESQRKECEKLIGLVRNYVYTMRINSLVPTKKVLKPLEDGDPCLANEDIVHHIPMNIILSQLPLLVEIRITFGVIYMNDGFEWRDFEFSIEDCTRLGEGIKACPCLKKFTLSRSNLNQPRVAALLQGVVENHGIEEIDFSHCKLADKGAHAVGEFLSLHKRLKVLHLVNNDIGPDGVAGVIYGLLKSEGSILKHLNLRLNPLLDSGVDHVCAYLLRTDSLEILNVSGCGIQAEGGTSFANVLKSGCVKFKTLSLDVSNNDFGEAVGEIFEAALKSTPFIVDFDARMCNFSSKSELSIYESIVRNKEVQRKERTRELFKQLSTVQMHKFLLGTRNNQLGNN, encoded by the exons ATGAGTATTCCCCATACCATACCAAAGAACGTCTTCGAGGTTTACAG ATGTTCGTACGAAACTACTCGGTTGTCGAGCGCGTTCGAGAGGACAATTCGATCGGAAGATGTTTCCTGGGTCGAGGGGAGACTCCCAACCTTGAGGACCCTAGCTATTCGCGTCATAGCCACCGCATGGGAATCTAACCCGATACTGGAGGAACTACCGACCTGCGAGGACAGAACCCAGTTGATAGGAATTCTGTCAACCAATCTGCCGTTTGAATTGACTATAACCAGAATCGAAGATGAATATTATTGGGAACGTTGCTCAAAGGCCAG ATGGAACAGCAACGACCCAGGGAAACATGGCGATTCGTGGCGACAACGGTACTGCGAGGGTTTGCTGTGGGAGTATCTGGAAGGTCTGGAGCCCAACTTGTTCGAATCACAGAGGAAAGAATGCGAGAAACTTATAGGGCTCGTACGAAATTACGTGTACACGATGAGAATCAATTCTCTTGTACCGACCAA AAAAGTCCTAAAACCATTGGAAGATGGAgatccgtgtctcgcgaacgaggaCATTGTTCATCACATTCCTATGAACATTATTCTCTCTCAGCTTCCTCTTCTCGTCGAAATCCGCATTACCTTTGGCGTTATTTACATGAACGACGGCTTTGAGTGGCGCGATTTCGA GTTCTCCATTGAAGACTGTACGAGACTCGGAGAAGGGATCAAGGCCTGCCCGTGCTTGAAGAAGTTTACTTTATCTAGAAGCAATTTAAACCAACCGCGTGTCGCGGCTCTGCTTCAAGGAGTGGTAGAGAACCATGGT ATAGAGGAGATAGATTTTTCACATTGCAAATTGGCGGACAAAGGTGCCCATGCTGTGGGAGAGTTTTTGTCCTTGCACAAGAGATTGAAGGTCTTGCATTTGGTGAACAACGATATTGGCCCAGATGGAGTAGCTGGCGTGATATACGGATTGCTGAAGAGTGAAGGGTCGATATTGAAGCACCTGAATTTGAGGCTGAACCCTTTGCTAGATTCTGGGGTGGATCATGTGTGCGCTT ATCTGTTGCGTACCGATAGCTTAGAAATACTTAATGTGAGTGGTTGCGGAATTCAAGCTGAGGGTGGTACTTCGTTCGCCAATGTATTAAAATCTGGCTGCGTCAAGTTTAAAACGTTGAGCCTCGATGTGTCCAATAACGATTTTGGTGAAGCAG TGGGCGAGATATTCGAAGCGGCATTGAAGTCCACGCCGTTCATTGTTGACTTCGACGCTCGAATGTGCAATTTCTCCAGCAAATCGGAATTGTCTATTTATGAGAGTATAGTCAG GAACAAGGAGGTACAAAGAAAGGAGAGAACGAGGGAACTGTTTAAACAATTGAGCACCGTACAAATGCATAAGTTCCTCTTGGGGACACGTAACAACCAACTGGGAAATAATTAG